attttacacaatCAATGCATATAAAGTTAactctaagaaaaaaataaaaagacatatgtatatttatatataatgtttgtagtttattgaattaaaacatttttttttcgttacataatatatttatatatttattttctttgtttttattttaatttttttatattttataaatttttattaattctaataaaatattatatctacTTTTTCTTAAGGACAGTTATGCTATTTTATAAAGACTTATATGTTTTTctatcataatttattttcattttttcatataccaaaatacaaaatattcaacttattttttatttattttctcttattttcaattgtttttctttcttctatCGTTCTTTCATCAATCAAACAAAgcataaaaatacaatatttataatttattaaattaaaaaagtttatttgaTTGTTACataacatattttatatatttatgttctttatatatatattccaattgacaactaattataaaaatacaactgatgaaataaaatatcaaaataattgtcctaaaaaaaattgaaaataaatgtcCCAACAAGTCTGTTCCTCGGCTGTTTTCACTGTCCGTGCATCTTCTTTACATTTTTCATCAAGtattaaccaattttttgtttgttttattttaacaaaaaaatttcaCCATCGTTCATAGccttaatataattttaaaaatatattataaataatattttctcattatatgcaaaaaatataataaataccaCAAAAAACTGAAACACATCTTAAAAAGTCACATATCTAaacatgatatatttatttagagattataaattaagttaagaattaaagataacaaattactctttttattgtttaaaataatagttaagcggataatatatttgtaataaatgtttataaatataaaaaaaaaaattgccatAAAAAACTTGATTATGTAATATGGGTTGTAGTGTTAAAAAAGATTTACATCTCAAAGCAATGACGAGTAGATTAAAGTTTTAATAAAAGCGAAAAGTATGAACAATGTAGTATATAATCTGttaaaaataaacacattaagTCTACAATGTTAACAAAAACACGtgtgaaatgtcatttttgtttAAGAAACACCGCAAAAATAGTGTGGAAAATGAAAAGCATTTGATTCTAAGTaggaaagagagaaaaataggtTTAAGAGGTGATTATCCAATTGAAGCAATGTAGGCATTGAATGAAAAATAGTAATGTTAACTGCTAGATTTACGTTGCTCCCATTGCACTCCTATTATTCTCTATAATTAGAAAATTGGATATATCTCTTAAATTTAATCCATCGACGCAATGATCTAAAAATATCGATCTGTCTTCTGTTTTTAACATCCTTCTCTTATCTCTTCCGGCATTATTTCCCTCAAACCTTGaaaacttttaataataataataataataataattaaagatcAATCAAACTATCTATATTCATTCATATGCAAtaagaaaaatcaaatcaaatttccCTAAGTGCCAACAAACATGGCTGGTGGAGGATTTACAACGAGTGCAGGGGATGCACATTATGAAGCTAAGATCACAGTAACTGTCATAATCTCTTGCATTATGGCTGCTACCGGTGGTCTTATGTTTGGTTATGATATTGGAATTTCAGGtttataaataacatttttataaagatttttaattaatctcatcaaatttcaattaaaatgaTATGATTAATGTGAATGAATGAATGCAGGGGGTGTGACATCAATGCCTCCCTTCTTGAAAAGTTTTTTCCCAGATATATACCAAAGGACACAAGAAGCATCATCTGTTGAAAGCAATTACTGCAAATATGACAATCAAAAGCTTCAGTTATTCACATCATCTCTTTACCTTGCAGCCTTGGTAGCTTCCATGGCTGCTTCCCCTGTAACCAGAAAGCTAGGTCGCAAACAAACTATGTTAGTTGCTGGAATTCTCTTCATTTTTGGCACTGCCGTAAGTGCCTCTGCTGGCACCCTTATCCTCCTCATTTTAGGCAGAATCTTACTTGGTTTTGGTGTTGGTTTCGCCAATCAGGTccttaataattatatattccttcctttttttttttaaagtcaaacTCATACCACTGAGTCGATGCGTTATATTCAATAATTGCAATTTtgataaaatgaaaaaacagGCTGTGCCAGTGTTTCTATCTGAGATAGCACCTACAAGAATTCGTGGAGCACTCAACATTTTGTTCCAGCTGAACATCACAGTAGGAATTCTGATAGCAAATCTTGTGAATTGGTTTATGTCAAAGtaagtttaattattaattatgatgaATGAATTGAAGAGAGTTGAATGAGTTATTGATTGTGTGGAAAATGAACAGACTGGAGGGTGGATATGGGTGGAGAATTTCATTGGCTGGAGCAGGAGTTCCTGCAGTTATGTTAACATTGGGGTCAATCATAGTGGATGATACCCCAAACAGTCTCATTGAAAGAGGTAAAGAGGAAGAAGGGAAAGCTGTGCTAAAAAAGATTCGTGGTGTTGAAAATGTTGATCCTGAGTTTCATGATATTCTTAAAGCTAGTAAAGTTTCTGTAGCTGTTAAAAGTCCCTTCAAGGACCTTCTCAAGCCCCACAATCGTCCTCCATTGACCATTGCCATCTTTATGCAGGTATGATATGAAAACAGTTGACTCTATTTTTGTCATAAGTTGTATATATAATTGAAGTTTTAATGTTACATTAATTGACCAGGTATTCCAACAATTCACCGGTATCAATGCAATCATGTTCTATGCTCCAGTATTGTTCAACACCTTAGGATTTCACAGTGAGGCTTCTCTTTACTCATCAGTGATCACGGGAGGTGTGAATGTTTTGTCAACCTTAGTGTCTGTCTATTTTGTGGACAAAGTTGGTAGGAAAGTGCTCCTATTAGAAGCATGTGTACAAATGTTTGTGTCACAAGTTGTAATTGGCACAGTTCTTGGTTTGAAACTCCAAGATCATTCAGATAGCTTGGGTAAAGGGTATGCAATGTTGGTGGTTGTTCTGGTATGCACTTTTGTTGCATCATTTGCTTGGTCGTGGGGTCCACTTGGTTGGTTAATTCCTAGTGAGACATTTCCTTTAGAGACAAGATCAGCTGGACAGAGTGTGACTGTGTTCACAAACATGCTCTTCACATTTATTATTGCACAAGCTTTCTTGTCCATGTTGTGTACCCTCAAGTTTGggattttcttgtttttctctGCTTGGGTGTTTGTTGCGTCACTTTTCACTGTCTTCTTGATTCCAGAGACAAAGAATGTCCCAATTGAAGATATGGCTGAGAAGGTTTGGAAACAACATTGGTTCTGGAAGAAATATATGAGTTATGCAGATTAAACCCATATATATGAGTATTAAATATTCAATCTTAATTACGTGCTTGCTACATGCCTCTCACATACAACAAACTCTAACTTTGATTCCAATCCTTCTTcagaaaaacaataaaaactttaattcaCCTCACCTTAACATTTTCAGTCAGATAGGCCCTTATAAAAGGGGTAACACTGTCATTAcctatttatttcttttcttttaatgggAAATTTAGAATAGAGGATATATACTCTCTATTGAGGGTTTAGGGAGAATCATCTACCTCAACTA
The genomic region above belongs to Cicer arietinum cultivar CDC Frontier isolate Library 1 chromosome 4, Cicar.CDCFrontier_v2.0, whole genome shotgun sequence and contains:
- the LOC101497730 gene encoding sugar transport protein 13-like, whose translation is MAGGGFTTSAGDAHYEAKITVTVIISCIMAATGGLMFGYDIGISGGVTSMPPFLKSFFPDIYQRTQEASSVESNYCKYDNQKLQLFTSSLYLAALVASMAASPVTRKLGRKQTMLVAGILFIFGTAVSASAGTLILLILGRILLGFGVGFANQAVPVFLSEIAPTRIRGALNILFQLNITVGILIANLVNWFMSKLEGGYGWRISLAGAGVPAVMLTLGSIIVDDTPNSLIERGKEEEGKAVLKKIRGVENVDPEFHDILKASKVSVAVKSPFKDLLKPHNRPPLTIAIFMQVFQQFTGINAIMFYAPVLFNTLGFHSEASLYSSVITGGVNVLSTLVSVYFVDKVGRKVLLLEACVQMFVSQVVIGTVLGLKLQDHSDSLGKGYAMLVVVLVCTFVASFAWSWGPLGWLIPSETFPLETRSAGQSVTVFTNMLFTFIIAQAFLSMLCTLKFGIFLFFSAWVFVASLFTVFLIPETKNVPIEDMAEKVWKQHWFWKKYMSYAD